In a genomic window of Thermogemmata fonticola:
- a CDS encoding multiheme c-type cytochrome — MDTVHGHCDVSDGILRVGLSVGVAETPSRAGTVSTQVWRVAAAGVLLGLLVASGTSAPPAAEPPQEPRIGGLPLFADWPRDQRPAAVLVVSGQTYGFLQPCGCTRPQLGGLERRAQLVQSLKAKGWPVAGVDLGDIYPQQMYVRKQGLLRYETIMHALHAMGYLAVGVGKTDIEAELDKLLTAYALQHDRPPYVLAANLLGQVEGKAISRQERFQPAGLQRPLVERFEVAKVGEVSVGIVGLIGRTLAEEIESQKLDPSITFVKNGQGKIDNGAVLREVLPAVQQHPLRPQLLVLLYQGSAEEAGLLARDFPQFQVIVCRSEESEPPQFATRVNNGATLIVQVGHKGRYVGVVGAFPQRGGSWQLQYQLVPLTEYYITPGSEADALRNNPVLPLLQTYAERVRDRNLLEAVAKRPHPVQIQHPDLNLSYYGSHRCQYCHAADYRLWERSAHSHALDTLEQKARRPSLRQFDPECVICHSVGLEYQSGFVSATKTPALKHVGCESCHGPGSGHATNPQHAGLQLLMSPWKQEATDRLPSVDVMKKLAALSLVEQRQAEQALPPAQRRTVERVASMCMKCHDHDNDPYFNLYVYWPKIAHGMKP, encoded by the coding sequence ATGGACACGGTGCATGGTCATTGCGATGTCAGTGATGGCATTTTGAGGGTCGGTCTTAGTGTGGGCGTAGCGGAGACACCGAGCAGAGCTGGCACGGTGAGCACCCAAGTATGGCGGGTGGCGGCAGCGGGGGTTTTGCTGGGCCTGTTAGTGGCATCCGGGACTTCGGCGCCTCCGGCGGCCGAACCACCTCAAGAGCCGCGCATTGGCGGGCTGCCGCTGTTTGCGGATTGGCCGAGGGATCAGCGTCCGGCCGCGGTATTGGTCGTGAGTGGCCAGACGTACGGATTTCTGCAACCTTGCGGCTGCACCCGCCCGCAGTTGGGAGGCTTGGAGCGGCGTGCCCAACTGGTGCAGTCCCTGAAGGCGAAAGGTTGGCCAGTGGCGGGAGTCGATTTGGGCGACATTTATCCTCAGCAGATGTATGTGCGTAAGCAGGGTTTGCTCCGCTACGAAACGATCATGCATGCCCTGCATGCCATGGGTTATTTGGCGGTCGGTGTGGGGAAGACAGACATCGAGGCGGAGCTGGATAAACTTCTGACGGCGTACGCCTTGCAACACGATCGCCCGCCGTATGTGCTGGCGGCGAACCTGCTCGGCCAAGTCGAAGGCAAGGCGATCTCGCGTCAGGAGCGGTTCCAGCCCGCCGGTTTGCAGCGGCCGCTCGTCGAACGCTTCGAGGTCGCAAAGGTCGGAGAAGTGAGCGTCGGCATCGTCGGTTTGATCGGCCGGACATTGGCAGAAGAGATTGAAAGCCAAAAACTCGATCCCAGTATCACGTTCGTCAAAAACGGGCAAGGGAAGATTGACAATGGCGCGGTGCTGCGCGAGGTCTTGCCCGCGGTGCAGCAGCACCCTTTGCGTCCGCAATTGTTGGTGTTGCTATACCAAGGGAGTGCAGAGGAAGCGGGACTGCTGGCCCGCGATTTCCCACAGTTCCAGGTGATTGTGTGCCGGAGCGAGGAGTCGGAGCCGCCGCAGTTCGCCACACGGGTGAATAATGGGGCCACGCTTATCGTCCAGGTGGGGCACAAGGGGCGCTATGTGGGAGTGGTGGGCGCGTTCCCCCAGCGCGGGGGAAGCTGGCAATTGCAGTATCAGCTCGTGCCGCTGACGGAGTATTACATCACGCCGGGGAGCGAGGCGGATGCCCTGCGGAATAATCCCGTTTTGCCCCTCTTGCAGACCTACGCGGAGCGCGTTCGGGATCGGAATCTGTTGGAAGCGGTGGCCAAGCGGCCTCATCCCGTGCAAATCCAGCATCCTGATTTGAATCTGAGTTACTACGGTTCACACCGCTGCCAGTATTGCCATGCGGCTGATTACCGCCTGTGGGAGCGTAGCGCGCATAGCCATGCCTTGGACACGCTCGAGCAGAAGGCCCGGCGGCCGAGCTTGCGGCAGTTCGATCCGGAGTGTGTGATTTGCCATAGCGTCGGCCTGGAATATCAGAGCGGCTTTGTCAGCGCGACCAAGACACCGGCTTTGAAGCACGTGGGATGCGAGAGCTGTCATGGTCCTGGCAGCGGGCACGCCACCAATCCGCAGCATGCCGGCTTGCAGTTGCTCATGTCTCCCTGGAAGCAGGAAGCGACGGATCGGCTGCCGAGCGTGGACGTGATGAAGAAATTGGCAGCGTTATCCTTGGTCGAACAGCGGCAGGCGGAGCAGGCCCTACCTCCCGCACAACGGCGGACGGTGGAACGCGTCGCCAGCATGTGCATGAAATGCCATGACCATGACAATGACCCCTACTTCAATCTTTACGTCTACTGGCCGAAAATCGCTCATGGGATGAAGCCATGA
- a CDS encoding flavodoxin family protein encodes MGKVLVLYDSASGNTAKMAALVAEGAASIAGIEVRLRSVDQAQAEDVLWCDGLAVGSPTNMGLLSWKMKRFWDETMGPHWMKVDGKIACAFSSSGGWGGGTELACQSLLTVLMNFGFLVFGVTDYASKLYTAHYGAIGAREPREEGVRAACRLLGKRLAEWVAVYCDGRRQEHPLAKPQERRRPDE; translated from the coding sequence ATGGGGAAAGTGCTCGTGCTCTACGACTCGGCCAGTGGTAATACGGCGAAGATGGCAGCTCTGGTGGCGGAAGGAGCTGCAAGTATCGCGGGGATCGAAGTGCGGCTGCGGTCCGTGGATCAGGCTCAAGCCGAGGATGTCCTCTGGTGCGACGGCCTGGCCGTGGGCAGTCCCACCAATATGGGGCTGCTGTCCTGGAAAATGAAGCGATTCTGGGACGAAACCATGGGACCCCACTGGATGAAGGTGGACGGCAAAATTGCCTGTGCCTTTTCTTCCTCCGGCGGCTGGGGAGGCGGTACGGAATTGGCCTGCCAATCCCTGTTGACGGTGCTGATGAACTTCGGCTTTTTGGTGTTCGGGGTGACGGATTACGCCAGCAAGCTTTACACGGCTCATTACGGAGCCATCGGAGCACGGGAACCGCGGGAGGAAGGGGTTCGAGCAGCCTGCCGCCTCCTGGGCAAACGCTTAGCGGAATGGGTAGCGGTCTATTGCGATGGCCGGCGCCAAGAGCATCCGCTGGCCAAGCCGCAGGAGCGCCGACGACCGGACGAGTGA
- a CDS encoding MlaD family protein, whose translation MTERILRQRVGLFVAAGLAILGGLVLFFGHTPEWFSSKVPYVITYPEAPDIVPGTPIRKSGVRIGEVRTVELDPETGEVQVHIRVDRRYLPRKSEEAFVSRGILSGDTSIEFVPKLDDNGKPVPRGEVWPPGSVIPGTPPITARSLLTPASGVLSNAQQSLDRIVAAFEKLERLERLGPKVETALDEFTLLARDARGLIPELRNTARRLQSLIGAEEPPPIAPRASTAGPLLLTAWLQQPPPPPGGQAQEDANLKALIKDIQELVRAVRPAAEELRGMIRKLEPEVTATVKSARQAFDEVHDVLNPENRKQLAELIKNINTVSGYVVRISTSLTNLLETAEKTLRNIDQQITAAGAIVGDIRAVTRPLAARAEAIVASVSDSAEQLNRTLAEVRTLVRLLSRDEGTLQKLLVDPSVYQNLDAAAHALARVMTRAEKISRDLEVFADKVARRPELIGLGGVFRPSAGLKEWPPAPVPPAATPASPWPPSSAPPRYRPEDSPLPLPPQPPASILQPPAPPPPIQGYPPR comes from the coding sequence ATGACGGAACGCATCCTACGCCAACGGGTCGGCCTCTTTGTCGCCGCTGGGCTTGCCATCCTCGGCGGCCTGGTCCTCTTTTTCGGCCACACTCCCGAATGGTTCTCCAGCAAAGTCCCCTATGTGATCACCTACCCCGAAGCACCGGACATCGTGCCGGGCACGCCGATCCGCAAATCGGGAGTCCGCATCGGCGAGGTCCGAACGGTCGAATTGGACCCAGAAACGGGCGAAGTCCAGGTGCACATCCGCGTCGACCGTCGGTATTTGCCGCGGAAAAGCGAGGAGGCTTTCGTTTCGCGCGGCATCCTCAGCGGCGACACTTCGATTGAATTTGTGCCCAAACTCGATGACAACGGCAAGCCAGTTCCTCGCGGGGAAGTCTGGCCGCCAGGTTCGGTCATTCCAGGCACGCCGCCGATCACCGCTCGCAGCTTACTCACTCCCGCGTCGGGCGTCCTGAGCAATGCCCAGCAGTCGCTCGATCGCATTGTCGCGGCCTTCGAGAAGCTGGAACGCTTAGAACGTCTGGGACCCAAGGTGGAAACGGCCCTCGATGAGTTTACCCTTCTGGCCCGCGACGCCCGCGGCTTGATTCCGGAACTGCGGAACACCGCCCGACGCTTGCAGAGCCTCATCGGTGCCGAAGAGCCGCCGCCAATCGCGCCCCGCGCTTCCACCGCCGGACCCCTCTTGCTCACCGCCTGGCTGCAACAACCCCCGCCCCCGCCTGGCGGACAGGCTCAAGAGGACGCCAACCTCAAGGCCCTGATCAAGGACATTCAGGAACTGGTCCGCGCCGTTCGGCCCGCAGCAGAAGAACTCCGCGGCATGATCCGCAAACTCGAACCTGAGGTCACCGCCACGGTCAAATCGGCACGCCAAGCCTTCGATGAAGTCCACGATGTCCTCAATCCCGAAAATCGCAAGCAACTTGCCGAATTGATCAAAAACATCAACACGGTCTCCGGCTACGTCGTGCGGATTTCCACTTCGCTAACCAATCTGCTGGAAACGGCGGAAAAAACCTTGCGGAACATCGACCAGCAGATCACCGCTGCCGGCGCGATCGTCGGAGACATCCGGGCCGTGACCCGCCCTTTAGCGGCGCGCGCGGAAGCCATTGTCGCTTCAGTGTCCGACTCCGCCGAACAGTTGAACCGTACCCTGGCGGAAGTGCGAACCTTGGTCCGCTTGCTGAGCCGAGACGAAGGAACGCTCCAAAAACTGTTAGTGGATCCCTCGGTGTACCAGAATCTGGATGCGGCGGCGCATGCCCTGGCGCGTGTCATGACCCGTGCGGAAAAGATCAGCCGGGACCTGGAAGTGTTCGCAGACAAGGTCGCGCGCCGCCCGGAATTGATCGGTCTCGGCGGTGTATTCCGCCCCAGTGCAGGATTGAAGGAATGGCCGCCGGCTCCGGTGCCTCCCGCCGCCACGCCAGCATCACCCTGGCCGCCGTCGTCGGCTCCGCCTCGCTATCGTCCTGAGGATTCCCCTCTCCCCCTCCCGCCGCAGCCGCCGGCGAGCATTCTCCAACCCCCCGCGCCGCCGCCACCAATTCAAGGCTATCCTCCACGCTAA
- a CDS encoding DUF1501 domain-containing protein gives MLTVPRYFVSPLGAYSSRREFLRRAGGGFGLLALADLLHAEQARSVNPLAPKKPHFPAKAKAVIWLFMNGGPSHVDTWDYKPELEKRDGQELPGFDPNTGFFNQQVGPLMKSPFRWKQHGQCGKWVSELFPHLSRHVDKMAFIHSLWTDSNNHAPALFKMNSGMSRMGFPCVGSWVTYGLGSESQDLPAFCVMYDTLGRGIPKGHSLNWGAGFLPSIYQGTAFKPQGQPIDNLERPADLSPQRQRQQLDLLGRLNRLHTREVDDPEFSARMETFELAYRMQMAAPEALDLSRETEETRRLYGLDHPKAGHFARQCLIARRLVERGVRFVQIYSGGMENDLSWDGHNNIAKNHSGFAAETDQPIAALLTDLERRGLLSQTLVIWGGEFGRLPIVQKGSGGRDHNPHAMTYWLAGGGIRGGVSYGATDDIGFKAVENRVSVHDLHATILHLLGLDHKKLTYRYNGRDFRLTDVYGSVIEPILA, from the coding sequence ATGCTCACCGTGCCGCGTTATTTCGTATCTCCTTTGGGGGCGTATAGCAGCCGGCGAGAGTTTCTGCGCCGGGCCGGTGGAGGCTTCGGTTTGCTAGCGTTGGCGGACTTGCTCCACGCGGAACAAGCACGCAGCGTCAATCCCTTGGCACCGAAAAAGCCCCATTTCCCGGCGAAAGCCAAGGCCGTCATATGGCTCTTCATGAACGGCGGGCCTTCCCACGTCGATACTTGGGATTACAAGCCGGAACTCGAAAAACGAGATGGCCAGGAACTTCCCGGCTTCGATCCGAACACCGGTTTTTTCAATCAGCAGGTGGGGCCGCTCATGAAGTCCCCTTTCCGCTGGAAGCAGCACGGGCAGTGCGGGAAATGGGTCTCCGAGTTGTTTCCTCACTTGTCCCGCCATGTGGACAAGATGGCGTTTATTCATTCACTCTGGACGGATTCTAACAATCATGCACCGGCCTTGTTCAAGATGAATTCCGGTATGAGTCGGATGGGGTTTCCTTGTGTCGGCTCCTGGGTTACCTACGGTTTGGGGAGCGAGTCGCAGGATTTGCCAGCCTTCTGTGTGATGTATGATACCTTGGGCCGGGGTATTCCCAAGGGTCACTCGCTGAATTGGGGTGCGGGCTTCCTCCCCTCCATCTATCAGGGGACTGCCTTCAAGCCGCAGGGACAACCGATCGACAATCTGGAACGCCCCGCGGACCTGTCCCCACAACGGCAAAGGCAGCAATTGGACTTATTAGGACGTTTGAACCGTCTCCATACCCGCGAGGTGGACGACCCGGAGTTTTCCGCCCGCATGGAAACCTTCGAGCTGGCATACCGCATGCAGATGGCCGCTCCCGAAGCGCTGGACTTGAGCCGGGAAACTGAGGAAACCCGCCGCCTCTACGGCTTGGACCATCCCAAGGCGGGGCATTTTGCCCGCCAATGTCTGATAGCGCGTCGGCTTGTGGAGCGTGGCGTCCGCTTCGTGCAAATCTACAGTGGCGGTATGGAAAACGACCTCAGTTGGGATGGCCACAACAACATCGCCAAAAACCACAGCGGATTCGCCGCGGAAACAGATCAGCCCATCGCCGCCTTGCTGACCGATTTGGAACGCCGGGGCCTGCTCTCGCAAACGCTCGTGATCTGGGGCGGCGAATTCGGACGCTTGCCCATCGTGCAGAAAGGCAGCGGCGGACGAGACCACAACCCCCATGCCATGACCTATTGGCTCGCCGGAGGTGGAATCCGCGGCGGGGTCAGTTACGGAGCTACCGATGACATCGGCTTTAAAGCCGTGGAAAATCGCGTCAGCGTCCATGACCTCCATGCTACAATCTTGCACCTCCTCGGCTTGGATCACAAGAAACTTACTTACCGCTATAATGGCCGGGACTTCCGCCTGACCGACGTGTACGGCTCGGTCATCGAACCCATTTTGGCATGA
- a CDS encoding PSD1 and planctomycete cytochrome C domain-containing protein — MLIPTLLLVGFGFAVAGDATAPARPSSAGGKPPSVSQSAASGTSPAPAVAGVAADHAVQMAQGLELYRTRIRGLLQNKCIKCHSGNRLEGDLDLGNRAGLLRGGRQGPAIVPGDHQKSLLWQLAAHKREPFMPYERPKLSEDDIAALAQWIDRGAPYDRPFTAESDAWIHTLVPPEAKKHWAFQPLPQNVPVPNTASQTAVHPIDAFLNARLQAAGITPNPPADKRTLLRRLYLDLIGLPPTPEQWQAFAEDNSPQALEKVVDELLASPHFGEKWARHWLDLVRFAESHGFEHDYDRPHAYHYRDFVIKALNQDMPYDQFVRWQIAGDELAPNEPLAWFATGYLAAGVHSTQITKNEVEKHRYDELDDIVNNIGTTFLGLSIGCARCHDHKYDPIPSRDYYRMLAAFTTTVRSDFDVDLDPEGYRKAYAAFEAEHRPYREALNRYEREQLPRHLAEWEADKGRATPGRFVWFVPRIRSMKSAGGATLQEQTDGSVLITGKNPDKETLTFEVETHLSEIRSLRIEALRDSRLVHGGPGRASNGNFALSDLSVTVLPRTAGGKEVKVRLVRPRATFEQQGLPVAAAIDSDPVSAWAIDPRMGEDHAAVFDLEPAVTGGSQGCILRITLSFRNNTGHGMGRPRLSLSAQAGTDLRGAWITEAAAEALKVPPMQRSPAQRDALLRWFATQDAQYQQLLRAEQEHAARAPQRKTVKALICSEGVPPQRLHTQGEDYLPVTHFLRRGDPNQKVAVARLSFLQVLMPHPEAQERWFVPPPKGSRTSGQRAALARWLTDADQGAGALLARVIVNRLWQQYFGKGLVRTVSDFGLRGEPPSHPDLLDFLARELIRHQWKLKPIHRLIVTSEAYARSSQRFLEKLQKDPENRLVWYQPVRRLSAEVIRDSILAVSGQLDRTMYGPGTLQLDSRRRSIYFTMKRSKLIPALIVFDAPDGTVHVGERPSTTIAPQALHLLNNPQVRTASRALAQRVLQDKALSHDQAVRQAYRYVLCREPSPEELEAALDFLASDAERDRLAAFADFCQMLFCLNEFLYRE, encoded by the coding sequence GTGCTGATCCCAACACTCTTATTAGTGGGATTCGGTTTCGCCGTGGCTGGGGATGCTACCGCTCCAGCTCGTCCTTCATCAGCAGGGGGAAAGCCGCCGAGTGTTTCCCAGTCCGCTGCATCCGGCACTTCACCCGCTCCGGCGGTCGCCGGCGTGGCGGCGGATCATGCCGTGCAGATGGCTCAAGGGCTGGAATTGTACCGCACCCGTATTCGGGGCCTTTTGCAGAACAAGTGCATCAAGTGCCATAGCGGCAACCGCCTGGAAGGCGACCTCGACTTAGGGAACCGGGCGGGATTGCTGCGCGGAGGCCGCCAAGGTCCCGCCATCGTTCCTGGGGACCACCAGAAAAGTTTGCTCTGGCAACTGGCCGCCCACAAAAGAGAGCCGTTCATGCCCTACGAGCGGCCTAAGCTCTCCGAGGACGACATCGCAGCCTTAGCCCAATGGATCGATCGCGGCGCGCCATATGATCGGCCTTTCACTGCCGAAAGCGATGCCTGGATTCACACCTTGGTTCCCCCGGAAGCGAAAAAGCACTGGGCGTTCCAACCGTTGCCGCAGAACGTCCCAGTTCCCAACACCGCTTCCCAAACTGCGGTTCATCCCATCGATGCGTTTCTCAACGCCCGGCTCCAGGCCGCGGGGATTACTCCCAATCCGCCAGCGGACAAGCGCACCTTGCTGCGCCGTCTCTATCTAGACCTCATCGGCCTGCCCCCCACGCCGGAGCAGTGGCAAGCCTTCGCCGAGGACAACTCCCCTCAAGCGCTGGAAAAAGTCGTGGATGAATTGCTCGCCTCCCCCCATTTTGGCGAAAAATGGGCGCGGCACTGGCTCGATCTCGTCCGCTTCGCGGAAAGCCACGGCTTTGAGCACGATTACGACCGCCCCCATGCGTACCACTACCGGGATTTCGTGATCAAAGCGCTGAACCAGGACATGCCTTACGATCAGTTCGTTCGCTGGCAGATTGCTGGGGATGAATTGGCGCCGAATGAGCCGCTGGCATGGTTCGCCACGGGGTATTTGGCGGCTGGCGTCCACAGCACGCAAATCACCAAAAATGAAGTGGAAAAGCACCGCTACGATGAACTCGACGACATCGTCAACAACATCGGCACGACCTTCCTGGGCCTGAGCATCGGTTGCGCCCGCTGCCATGATCACAAGTACGATCCGATTCCCAGCCGGGACTATTACCGCATGCTTGCCGCTTTCACGACCACGGTCCGCAGCGACTTTGACGTTGATCTGGACCCTGAAGGTTACCGGAAGGCTTACGCCGCTTTCGAGGCGGAGCACCGGCCCTACCGCGAAGCTCTGAACCGATACGAGCGCGAGCAATTGCCCCGGCACTTGGCCGAGTGGGAAGCAGACAAGGGCCGAGCGACACCGGGCCGCTTCGTTTGGTTCGTGCCCCGCATCCGCAGTATGAAATCTGCCGGTGGAGCCACCCTACAGGAGCAAACCGATGGCAGCGTACTCATTACTGGCAAAAACCCGGACAAGGAAACCCTGACTTTCGAGGTGGAAACCCATCTGTCCGAAATCCGCAGTCTGCGCATCGAAGCCCTGCGGGACAGCCGGCTGGTTCACGGCGGGCCAGGTCGGGCGAGCAATGGAAACTTCGCCCTCTCCGATCTGAGTGTCACTGTTCTGCCACGGACAGCAGGGGGGAAGGAAGTCAAGGTCCGCCTGGTCCGTCCGCGGGCCACGTTTGAGCAGCAGGGCTTGCCAGTTGCCGCCGCGATTGACAGTGATCCGGTGAGCGCTTGGGCGATCGATCCGCGGATGGGGGAGGATCATGCCGCTGTCTTTGACCTGGAGCCAGCGGTGACAGGGGGAAGCCAGGGGTGCATCTTGCGGATCACCCTGTCCTTCCGCAACAACACAGGGCATGGCATGGGCCGTCCGCGGCTGTCGCTCAGTGCGCAAGCGGGGACCGATCTGCGGGGAGCCTGGATCACGGAAGCGGCAGCGGAGGCCCTCAAGGTTCCCCCCATGCAACGCTCCCCGGCCCAGCGAGACGCCCTTCTCCGCTGGTTCGCCACCCAGGATGCCCAGTACCAGCAGTTGCTGCGAGCCGAACAGGAGCACGCCGCCCGCGCTCCGCAGCGGAAGACGGTCAAAGCCTTGATTTGCAGCGAAGGAGTGCCGCCCCAGCGTTTGCACACCCAGGGAGAGGACTACCTGCCTGTGACCCACTTCCTCCGCCGGGGCGACCCGAATCAGAAGGTCGCTGTCGCCCGCTTGTCCTTCCTGCAAGTGCTCATGCCGCATCCTGAAGCGCAGGAGCGGTGGTTTGTGCCGCCGCCCAAGGGCAGCCGGACCAGCGGCCAGCGTGCAGCTCTTGCGCGCTGGCTGACCGACGCCGATCAAGGAGCCGGTGCTCTCTTAGCCCGCGTCATCGTCAATCGCCTCTGGCAGCAGTACTTCGGCAAAGGATTGGTCCGCACAGTCAGCGACTTCGGCCTGCGCGGCGAACCTCCTTCCCACCCCGACCTCCTCGACTTCCTCGCCCGTGAATTGATCCGCCACCAGTGGAAACTCAAGCCGATCCACAGACTCATCGTCACCTCGGAGGCCTATGCCCGCTCCTCCCAACGCTTCCTGGAAAAACTGCAAAAGGACCCGGAGAATCGCCTGGTATGGTATCAACCGGTGCGCCGCCTCTCGGCTGAGGTCATCCGCGATAGCATCCTGGCTGTCAGCGGCCAATTGGATCGGACCATGTACGGTCCGGGCACTTTGCAACTCGATAGCCGCCGTCGGAGTATTTACTTCACCATGAAGCGAAGCAAGCTCATTCCCGCCCTCATTGTCTTCGACGCCCCGGATGGGACGGTGCACGTCGGCGAACGGCCCAGCACCACCATCGCTCCACAAGCGCTCCATCTGCTCAACAACCCCCAGGTCCGTACAGCAAGCCGGGCTCTGGCCCAACGTGTGCTCCAGGACAAGGCCCTGTCCCACGATCAAGCCGTCCGGCAAGCGTACCGCTACGTCCTCTGCCGGGAACCTTCCCCGGAGGAACTGGAAGCCGCCCTTGATTTTCTCGCCAGCGATGCTGAACGAGACCGGCTCGCCGCGTTCGCCGATTTTTGCCAAATGCTCTTTTGCCTTAATGAATTCCTGTACCGAGAATAG
- the lpxB gene encoding lipid-A-disaccharide synthase produces MRIFISAGEPSGDLHGANLVRALTEKVPGLAAEGFGGPRMAEAGVQLHYPLTDLAVMGVRRVFRHLPTFLGLLDQAERRWRHKPPEAVVVIDYPGFHFRLAERAHARGLPVYWFVPPQLWAWQQGRVRKVRRWIDTVLTALPFEEAWYRRRGVSTCHVGHPYFDALARQSLDASFLREQEQRGGTLVGLLPGSRTQEVSANGLMLLHAAQKIKEQRRDVRFLVAAYRSEHAAYLRHLSARHAIPVEVHVGRTPEIIELSEACIAVSGSVSLELMYRLKPTVIVYRMSAPALWLARQLVHLPSITLVNLMAGERLYPEVVSSRDESSRIAEQVLAWLNDPESAHQLSLRLEQLRARVAQPGACQRAAEFLVQATAQRRAAA; encoded by the coding sequence ATGCGGATCTTTATCAGTGCCGGAGAACCCAGCGGGGACCTGCACGGAGCAAATCTGGTGCGGGCACTGACGGAAAAGGTGCCGGGGCTAGCGGCCGAAGGTTTCGGCGGCCCACGCATGGCGGAAGCGGGAGTGCAACTGCACTATCCGCTGACTGACCTGGCAGTGATGGGAGTGCGGCGGGTTTTCCGCCACCTGCCGACATTTCTGGGGCTGCTGGACCAAGCCGAGCGGCGCTGGCGGCACAAGCCTCCCGAGGCCGTGGTGGTGATCGACTATCCCGGCTTCCATTTTCGCTTGGCCGAACGGGCGCATGCACGAGGCTTGCCAGTTTACTGGTTCGTCCCACCCCAATTGTGGGCGTGGCAACAAGGACGAGTCCGGAAAGTCCGCCGTTGGATTGATACCGTGCTGACCGCCCTGCCCTTCGAGGAGGCGTGGTATCGCCGGCGGGGTGTTTCCACCTGTCACGTCGGGCATCCGTATTTCGACGCTCTGGCCCGCCAATCCCTGGATGCCAGCTTCCTGCGGGAACAGGAGCAGCGCGGCGGCACCCTCGTCGGCCTGCTTCCGGGATCGCGGACACAGGAGGTATCCGCCAACGGCTTGATGCTGCTCCATGCCGCCCAGAAAATCAAAGAGCAACGTCGGGATGTGCGCTTCCTCGTCGCGGCGTATCGCTCAGAACACGCCGCCTACCTTCGGCACCTGTCCGCCCGCCATGCCATACCTGTGGAAGTCCACGTGGGACGCACCCCGGAGATCATCGAATTGTCGGAAGCCTGTATCGCGGTGTCCGGCTCGGTCAGCCTTGAGTTGATGTACCGTCTCAAGCCCACGGTCATTGTGTACCGGATGAGCGCCCCAGCTTTGTGGCTGGCCCGCCAGCTCGTTCATCTTCCGAGCATCACGCTGGTCAACCTGATGGCGGGAGAAAGATTGTACCCGGAGGTGGTTAGCAGCCGGGATGAATCCTCACGGATTGCCGAGCAGGTGTTAGCGTGGCTCAACGATCCCGAATCGGCCCATCAGCTCAGTTTGCGGCTCGAGCAGTTGCGGGCGCGTGTTGCACAACCTGGTGCCTGTCAGCGGGCCGCTGAGTTTCTCGTGCAAGCCACAGCCCAGCGCCGGGCCGCCGCATAG
- the infC gene encoding translation initiation factor IF-3: MNEQIRISPVRLIGVNGEQLGIVETRKALEMAYDAGLDLVEVDAQARPPVCKIMDYGKYKYAQSKKTQQKTHQPKLKEIRVRPKTGEHDIETKINQARKILEHHDKVQVNVLFRGREMQHIEEGERVMKQVLEALQNDARIEVPPRLEGKRITAILAPKPASGKGSAGKASPAPPAASPSPPASGTAAPGTTSAPNNTPASPAQKVSS; encoded by the coding sequence ATCAATGAGCAAATCCGGATTTCCCCTGTTCGCCTCATCGGCGTCAACGGCGAACAACTCGGCATTGTGGAGACACGCAAAGCCCTGGAGATGGCCTACGACGCCGGCTTGGACCTGGTGGAAGTGGACGCCCAAGCCCGCCCCCCTGTCTGCAAAATCATGGACTACGGCAAGTACAAATATGCCCAATCCAAAAAGACCCAGCAAAAGACCCACCAGCCCAAACTCAAAGAAATCCGCGTCCGTCCAAAAACCGGCGAACACGACATCGAAACCAAAATCAATCAGGCCCGCAAGATTCTCGAACACCACGATAAGGTCCAGGTGAACGTCCTCTTCCGCGGACGGGAAATGCAGCACATCGAAGAAGGCGAACGGGTCATGAAGCAAGTGCTGGAAGCCTTGCAAAATGATGCCCGCATCGAAGTCCCCCCGCGCTTGGAGGGGAAGCGGATCACGGCTATTCTGGCTCCCAAACCGGCTAGCGGGAAAGGGTCGGCTGGCAAAGCCTCTCCCGCTCCGCCAGCGGCTTCCCCTTCCCCGCCTGCCTCCGGGACCGCGGCGCCGGGCACTACCTCCGCCCCTAACAATACCCCAGCTTCGCCCGCCCAGAAGGTCTCCTCCTGA